The following coding sequences are from one Lolium rigidum isolate FL_2022 chromosome 6, APGP_CSIRO_Lrig_0.1, whole genome shotgun sequence window:
- the LOC124663381 gene encoding uncharacterized protein LOC124663381, with protein MEPTCHSTISVGETDTVTPLNPPLHKETPRPSLSERDPQKAKTLVSSASGGRLPPPMPPSTPKRRRPLGGAAAASPRTRKKQKRLDAICDVAPPPPPTRLRRPPATLDTSPAASPRRKRPRRGGSSGGSRKGGRARGEAAARLVEEEEGEDEEDGGGNAAWRSRLRDRAKGKAGARRRARSLWLEDQDGEEDGARTVAVGVREGTKEEKGGGLPSRGRGVREGEISLTIDLNVGTPEGVTVVEEEVGEEDDGDEDLEDEEEEATGARTDLAQGNVEEVGEEDSLPRAPVQLGGENDDELACDENANKAESGDSGGNEQLGVHHGQIAEVSSIPDDQQMEIDGPGPGEQVEEEVQQDEQMDDAPNIVLSGEALNERAGKSLVSDENRGGLEIKEGRRCGLCGGGTDGRPPRIALHDTADSENEAYEGALPSEDPNYDVCDGFSEDPGWLGRLLGPIHDRFGIARVWVHQNCAVWSPEVYFAGLGCLKNVRAALCRGRLLKCSRCGRPGATIGCRVDRCPKTYHLPCSRTESCIFDHRKFLITCNDHRHLFQPQGDKYAELLRKMKIKKMKADLRKLSHDAWRKDIEAEEKWLENCGEDEEFLKREGKRLNRDLLRIAPVYIGGSSDNEKSYRGWESVAGLSDVIQSMKEVVILPLLYPEFFSSLGLTPPRGVLLHGHPGTGKTLVVRALIGACSQGNRRIAYFARKGADCLGKYVGDAERQLRLLFQVAEKCQPSIIFFDEMDGLAPCRSRQQDQTHNSVVATLLSLLDGLKSRGSVIVIGATNRPDAIDPALRRPGRFDREIYFPLPTLEARSAILSLHTKKWPSPISGAFLSAVASQTVGYAGADLQAICTQAALNALKRTCPLQDILRFAEKGTEHGRLPLPSIDVEERDWLSALAAAPPPCSQREAGIAANDLVSAPIDSYLLPCLFKPLLHLLISLNLDERIWLPSSLLKASSFIKEVVFSSMEKDNVPHTSWSSYLPSLIQRKDVANKIESILSSYGLTASQLGNHGSMLLSQNKEHEKFDDRRLISTGSSNKGGLAYKLSGFRALVAGEPRSGQRHLVRCLLHGFMGQIVIHKLDLATMAQEGNGDILNGLTQILLKGLNVGRCLIYMPRIDLWAVDKVHEQETEDHGLTAGTSKLSSSPIGSMTKCSEVWNTLVDQMDSLLASVSISVLATSELKFQDLPCGVKRFFSTHVVDQCLSSSEHTIPRFSVNVDSYISCDDVLDSCALRLSHDLIQHHVQLLHDRAHNNYGEQKEVSTPMEISAPGECTSGENKESVILAKSSMDVDKQPSCPTKLATCSAQLQPPGSDVKDKEENPKKLDFHESVSRNPSNRNVKGNQSMAIIAFGVQILQHPQFSKLCWVTSKLREGPCTDINGPWKGWPFHSCLLHSSSSHDKSLSEENTVLKSKEKALFVRGLVAVGLLAYREVYASVMEVCADVRKVLELLVGQIRTKILERKSRYRYFHILSQVAYLDDIVNSWAYTFQRLHPDNNIRALGTKKTSLEKSCTRECESTSHTTKSNVQAAPGGCSPEVQDNSAQQSHDHPVGLATCPSEMQDCPVQQGPDQPEIRSVVCNLDSDHLTSISRMDVVEHDPVHQALHDVHKGPLTPVDTVINDGGSGGVNNGEEKCKPDIQRSESLSESVEEFNNMQRAENFVVSSTTIDNVEISKNMASSEAHGNGNELNTSFPLNDAEPDHLINGQPQDSIKKLPVPKSSCLYKCCSACIHAVYKVSHDILSNAVRPNIDCLAVDDMHDILSSCSSNLLATVRKCYSSQDLVGCEETTGKKHYVEISSEHCVCQNDASFVSRDCACHLESSGEAETSNKESHSLCGRSLIFFFKDGVLMPQDLTAGTTLDCNFKRLCFCSIPGTISMLVRIPS; from the exons ATGGAACCCACCTGTCATTCAACTATATCGGTGGGTGAGACTGACACGGTGACACCACTTAACCCTCCTCTCCACAAGGAAACGCCAAGGCCAAGTCTGAGCGAGCGAGACCCCCAAAAGGCCAAAACCCTTGTCAGCTCTGCCAGCGGAGGGCGATTGCCTCCTCCGATGCCCCCGTCGACGCCCAAGCGGCGGCGCCCgctcggcggcgccgccgccgcctcaccgCGCACCCGGAAGAAGCAGAAGCGCCTCGACGCCATCTGCGacgtcgcgccgccgcctccccc CACGCGGTTGCGCCGCCCGCCGGCCACGCTCGACACCTCGCCGGCCGCCTCGCCCCGCCGCAAGAGGCCCCGCCGCGGCGGGTCCAGCGGGGGCTCGCGGAAGGGGGGTAGGGCACGCGGCGAGGCGGCTGCCCGattagtggaggaggaggagggggaggatgaggaggacggcGGGGGAAATGCGGCGTGGCGCTCGCGGCTGCGGGATAGGGCTAAGGGGAAGGCCGGAGCGAGGAGGCGAGCGAGGTCCTTGTGGTTGGAAGACCAAGATGGGGAGGAAGATGGGGCGAGGACGGTGGCGGTAGGCGTTCGGGAGGGCACTAAGGAAGAGAAGGGAGGGGGTTTGCCATCCCGAGGGAGGGGAGTCAGAGAGGGCGAGATCAGTTTAACCATTGATTTGAATGTAGGAACGCCCGAGGGTGTCACTGTagtggaagaagaagtaggggaggaagacgatggtgatgaggatctggaggacgaggaagaagaagcaactGGTGCTAGAACTGATCTAGCCCAAGGCAACGTGGAAGAAGTCGGGGAGGAGGACAGTTTGCCAAGGGCACCTGTACAACTAGGAGGAGAAAATGATGATGAGTTGGCTTGTGATGAGAATGCCAATAAGGCCGAGTCTGGCGATTCGGGGGGAAATGAGCAGCTCGGTGTGCACCATGGGCAGATTGCGGAGGTGAGCAGCATTCCTGATGACCAGCAAATGGAAATTGACGGTCCTGGTCCGGGTGAGCAAGTGGAAGAGGAGGTCCAGCAGGATGAGCAGATGGATGATGCCCCAAATATAGTGCTGTCTGGGGAGGCTCTGAATGAGAGAGCGGGGAAATCTCTAGTTTCAGATGAAAATCGAGGAGGTCTGGAAATTAAAGAAGGGAGGAGGTGCGGGCTATGTGGAGGAGGGACTGATGGGAGGCCACCTAGGATCGCACTGCATGATACTGCCGACAGCGAGAATGAAGCCTACGAGGGTGCTTTGCCTTCAGAGGACCCAAACTATGATGTATGTGATGGATTCAGTGAAGATCCTGGATGGCTTGGACGGTTACTGGGTCCAATACATGATCGATTTGGGATTGCCCGTGTCTGGGTTCATCAGAATTGTGCGGTTTGGAGTCCTGAG GTTTACTTTGCTGGTTTGGGGTGCCTAAAAAATGTAAGAGCTGCACTTTGCCGTGGAAGGCTTTTGAAGTGCAGTCGATGTGGCAGACCTGGAGCAACTATTGGGTGTCGTGTTGACCGCTGTCCGAAAACCTACCATTTG CCTTGTAGTCGAACAGAATCCTGCATATTTGATCACCGGAAGTTTCTTATAACTTGCAATGACCATCGGCATCTCTTCCAACCCCAAGGAGATAAATATGCTGAACTACTCAGGAAGATGAAGATAAAAAAGATGAAGGCTGATCTCAGAAAGTTGTCACATGATGCGTGGAGAAAGGATATAGAGGCTGAAGAGAAATGGTTAGAGAACTGCGGGGAAGATGAAGAGTTCTTGAAACGTGAAGGGAAGAGGCTAAACAGGGATCTTTTGAGGATTGCACCTGTTTACATAGGAGGTTCTTCTGATAATGAGAAGTCGTACCGTGGTTGGGAATCTGTTGCTGGTCTTAGTGATGTTATTCAGAGCATGAAGGAAGTGGTGATACTGCCTCTTCTCTATCCTGAGTTCTTTAGCTCTTTAGGTCTCACACCACCACGAGGCGTTCTCCTGCATGGTCACCCTGGTACTGGTAAAACACTTGTTGTACGTGCACTAATAGGGGCATGTTCTCAGGGTAACAGAAGGATTGCTTATTTTGCTCGAAAAGGAGCTGATTGTTTGGGCAAGTATGTTGGTGATGCTGAGAGGCAGTTAAGACTTCTATTCCAGGTAGCTGAAAAATGCCAACCCTCTATCATATTTTTTGATGAGATGGATGGTTTAGCACCTTGTAGATCCAGGCAACAAGACCAGACACACAACTCAGTTGTCGCGACTTTGCTCTCATTGCTTGATGGTTTGAAATCACGAGGCTCTGTTATAGTAATCGGGGCTACGAATCGTCCTGATGCTATCGACCCTGCTCTTAGGAGACCAGGAAGGTTTGATCGTGAGATATACTTCCCGCTCCCGACCCTTGAGGCTAGGTCTGCTATTCTTTCGTTGCACACAAAAAAATGGCCAAGTCCTATTTCAGGCGCATTCCTCTCAGCTGTTGCAAGCCAAACTGTTGGATATGCGGGTGCTGACTTGCAGGCAATTTGCACCCAAGCTGCATTAAATGCTCTGAAAAGAACTTGCCCGTTGCAGGATATTTTACGCTTTGCCGAGAAAGGAACTGAACATGGGCGACTTCCTCTACCATCAATTGATGTGGAGGAAAGGGATTGGTTGTCTGCTCTTGCAGCTGCTCCCCCACCCTGTTCAcaaagggaagcagggattgcTGCAAATGATCTAGTTTCCGCTCCGATTGATTCCTATCTTTTACCATGCCTTTTTAAACCATTACTTCACCTCCTTATTTCCCTCAATTTGGATGAACGAATCTGGTTACCTTCATCTCTTCTGAAGGCATCTTCCTTTATAAAGGAAGTTGTGTTTTCCTCTATGGAAAAGGACAATGTACCGCACACTTCCTGGTCATCCTATCTTCCCTCTTTGATACAGCGGAAGGATGTTGCAAATAAGATTGAATCAATCCTGTCAAGCTATGGTCTTACAGCGTCTCAATTAGGAAATCATGGTTCAATGTTGTTAAGTCAGAACAAAGAACACGAGAAGTTTGATGACCGCAGGTTGATTTCCACTGGTTCTTCAAACAAAGGAGGGTTAGCATATAAATTATCAGGTTTTCGAGCATTAGTTGCTGGAGAACCCAGATCAGGCCAGCGGCATCTAGTCCGTTGCCTTCTTCATGGTTTCATGGGTCAGATTGTAATACACAAGCTTGATCTTGCAACTATGGCACAAGAGGGAAATGGTGACATCCTTAATGGATTGACACAAATTCTTT TGAAAGGCCTAAACGTTGGAAGGTGTTTAATCTACATGCCTAGAATTGATTTATGGGCAGTCGACAAGGTCCATGAACAAGAAACAGAAGACCATGGGCTCACCGCGGGGACAAGCAAGCTGTCCTCCTCGCCAATCGGAAGCATGACAAAATGTTCAGAAGTTTGGAATACATTGGTTGATCAGATGGATTCATTGTTAGCTTCTGTATCCATAAGTGTTCTG GCCACTAGTGAGCTAAAGTTTCAAGATCTTCCATGTGGAGTAAAGCGCTTCTTCAGCACACATGTTGTGGATCAATGTCTTAGTTCTTCAGAACACACCATACCAAGGTTCTCTGTGAACGTTGACAGCTATATTAGCTGTGACGATGTGCTCGATTCATGTGCTTTGCGGTTATCACATGACTTAATTCAGCATCATGTTCAGTTGTTACATGACAGAGCTCATAACAATTACGGTGAGCAGAAAGAAGTCTCTACTCCCATGGAAATTAGTGCACCAGGTGAATGTACATCTGGTGAGAACAAGGAATCAGTCATATTAGCAAAATCTTCTATGGACGTTGACAAACAACCCTCATGTCCTACTAAGCTAGCTACATGCAGTGCTCAGCTACAGCCACCAGGATCTGATGTGAAAGATAAAGAGGAAAATCCCAAGAAACTTGATTTTCATGAGAGTGTCTCAAGAAATCCTtctaatagaaatgtgaagggcaACCAATCAATGGCTATTATTGCCTTTGGAGTTCAGATACTGCAGCATCCTCAGTTCTCCAAACTCTGCTGGGTTACCTCAAAACTGCGGGAAGGTCCCTGCACTGATATAAATGGACCATGGAAAGGCTGGCCATTTCATTCCTGTTTATTGCATAGCAGTAGCTCACATGATAAATCATTATCTGAAGAAAACACTGTTCTTAAGAGCAAGGAAAAGGCTCTTTTTGTGAGAGGACTGGTTGCTGTTGGTttattagcatatagagaggtttatGCATCTGTCATGGAAGTCTGTGCTGATGTGAGGAAGGTCTTGGAACTGCTAGTTGGACAGATCCGAACTAAAATTTTGGAAAGAAAAAGTCGATATCGGTACTTTCATATCCTATCTCAAGTAGCATATCTGGATGACATCGTGAACAGCTGGGCATACACCTTCCAAAG ATTACATCCTGACAATAATATAAGAGCATTAGGTACAAAGAAAACAAGTCTAGAAAAGTCCTGCACAAGAGAGTGTGAAAGTACTAGCCATACTACAAAAAGCAATGTACAGGCTGCTCCTGGTGGCTGCTCTCCTGAGGTGCAAGACAATTCAGCCCAGCAGTCACATGACCATCCAGTTGGCCTAGCTACCTGTCCTAGTGAGATGCAAGACTGCCCAGTCCAACAAGGTCCAGACCAACCGGAAATCCGTAGTGTGGTGTGCAACCTTGATAGTGATCATTTGACATCTATATCCAGGATGGATGTAGTGGAACATGACCCTGTCCATCAGGCTTTGCATGACGTGCACAAGGGTCCCCTTACACCTGTAGATACAGTAATAAATGATGGAGGATCTGGTGGAGTAAACAATGGTGAAGAAAAGTGCAAACCAGATATTCAAAGATCTGAAAGCCTCTCTGAATCAGTCGAAGAGTTCAACAATATGCAAAGGGCAGAAAATTTCGTTGTCTCCTCAACTACCATTGACAATGTAGAAATATCCAAGAATATGGCGTCTTCTGAAGCTCATGGCAATGGCAATGAGTTGAACACCAGCTTTCCTCTAAATGATGCTGAACCAGATCATTTAATTAATGGTCAACCACAAGATAGCATAAAGAAGCTCCCTGTTCCAAAATCTTCGTGTCTCTACAAATGCTGCTCTGCATGCATCCATGCCGTTTATAAGGTGTCCCATGATATTCTTTCAAATGCAGTGCGGCCTAACATTGATTGCTTAGCCgtcgatgatatgcatgacattctttcatcatgCTCATCGAATCTACTAGCAACAGTTAGAAAATGCTACAGCTCTCAAGATCTAGTTGGCTGTGAAGAAACAACTGGAAAAAAGCATTATGTAGAAATCAGCTCAGAGCATTGTGTTTGTCAGAATGATGCTAGTTTTGTTTCAAGGGATTGTGCATGCCACCTGGAAAGCAGCGGAGAGGCTGAAACCAGTAATAAGGAGAGCCATTCTCTATGTGGGCGATCGTTAATTTTTTTCTTTAAGGATGGTGTATTGATGCCACAAGATCTCACTGCAGGAACTACACTTGATTGCAACTTCAAAAGATTATGTTTTTGCTCAATACCAGGAACAATTTCTATGCTCGTTCGTATCCCCAGTTGA